The sequence CATCGCCGGGACTGCGCGGCCGGATCAGGGCGCGGAGGTCACCGGGGTAGCGCCGGGCGCCGGGCTGATTTCCGTCAAGGTGCTCGACGCCGCCGGCGGCGGCTTTACCAGTGACGTGATCGCCGCGCTCGACTGGTGTACGGCGAACCAGGCCAAACTCAAGATCAGCGTCATTAATCTGTCCATCAGCCACATCCCGGCGGAATCGTATACAACGGACCCACTCTGCGAGGCCGTTGAGCGGGCATATAACAGCGGCATAACGGTGGTGTGCTCGGCGGCCAACTGGGGCTCACTGGGATACGGAACGATCGGGGTTCCGGGCAACGACCCCTACGTCATCACCGTTGGATCATCGAACGATGCGGACACCCCCGATCGCTCGGACGACTGGGTGGATACATACTCTTCCCGCGGCCCGACCGTGTTTGACCACATCCTGAAACCAGACCTCGTTGCGCCGGGCAACCGCATCACTTCCTGGGCGGCTCCCGACAGCACGCTGTACAACACGCCCGGCGTCGTCCACAGCGGCACCGCCGCGCCCAACGGATTCCAGCCGTTCATGGCGCTCAGCGGCACCAGCATGGCCGCGCCGATGGTGTCCGGCGTCGCGGCACTGATGATCGAGCAGGATGAGACCCTTTCCCCTGACCAGATCAAAGCGCGCCTGATGGTTTCGGCCGAGAAGCGCCGCGAAGACGTGTTCACGCGTGGCTCAGGTTACCTCGATGCCGCCGCCGCTCTCTCCACCGTCGCCGATACGGCGCCGTTTGTGGCCGACTCTCCGACCGTGGTTCAGAATCAGGACGGAACGTGCTCCTTCTATGACACCATCACCGGCGACCGCGTCGTATGGGGCGATCGAGTGGTCTGGGGGGATCGGGTTGTGTGGGGCGACCGGGTCGTTTGGGGCGACAGCGTCGTGTGGGGGGACAGGGTCGTTTGGGGCGACAGCGTCATGTGGGGTGACAGGGTCGTTTGGGGCGACAGCGTCATCTGGGGTGATCGGGTGGTCTGGGGTGATCGGGTGGTCTGGGGCGACCTGGTTGTCTGGGGCGACCGGGTTGTCTGGGGCGACCGGGTTGTATGGGGTGATATGCCGGCGGCGCCACTGGCGTAATCGCCTGATCCCGAGCGGAGAAAGCAGGGCCCGGTCTCGTGGGAGACCGGGCCCTGTCCGTTGTTCGACACGCACCGTTGGTACGGCACGCGCTACCTAGCGGCCTTCGCCGCCTGGCTCATCTTCAACCGGTTCGCACGCTTTCACGGCCAGCCTGCGTGCGTGTTCACGCACATCGACGGGCCATGTCTGGCTCCATTCGTCGAAACGTTCCATGTTCCCCGCGAACAGTGCCCTGGTTGCCTCCTCGAACCCATGCAAATTGCCGGCCACGGCGGACATGAAACGGAACGCCGATTCCTGCGCGCGGCGAACGCGGTCCTTTCCGGCATTGGCGCGCCGGGCGTGCTCGACGAGTTTGCGAAGGGCGACCGAGGCTCCGCCAGGCTGGTCGTTAAGCCACTCCCAATGACGCGGCAGAAGCGTCACTTCATGGCCCACAACCCCCAGCCTGGGGCGACCCGGGCCGCGCTGCGCGCCGGGTTCTTCCGGAGCCGGAGGAGCTGCGGCGGCGATGAGGGCCGCTCGATGCTCAAGTTTGCGGAGAACGTCCTCCGCGCTTCCGCTGTAGTCAATATCGATCTGTTCGCTGGTAACGTCGTCGAAGATCAGCACGGGGGCGATCTCACCGCGGTCGATGACTTCCTTGCCCTTCAGGGCGACTTCGGCCAACTCGCCCGAGCCGATGCGCCGAAACCCTTCGAAGGCCGTGCACTGTGTCTGCATCCCGTTATCCATATCCTGCTTCCTTTCCGGTGGTTGTTCACCGTTATTATACCACGGTACAATGGTTTTGTCTATATTACCAAGGTATAAGTAGACAGGACGTGAAAACGGGAGCGAATAGCGGCGGAAGGACGCACTACCGCCGCCCATCGGGACGGCATTCCGGTGCGTGCAGGCAATTCGCCCGCGTTGCGCCTGGAGGAGTACCGGTTCGGAGCTAACTCTTCGGCAGAAGGAGGCCGGGGTCCTTTTTGCGCCAGTCCTTGCGGACTTTGACATACAGGTCGAGGTAGACCGGTGACTGTGCCATTTCTTCGATCTCGTGGCGGGCGGCCGAGCCGATGGTCTTCAGCATCGATGCGCCCCTGCCGATCACGATGCCCTTCTGGCTGTCGCGTTCGACATAGATAGTGGCCGCGACGTAGAGGTGCCCGTCTTCGCGTTCCTTATAGTCCTCAACCACGACGGCAACGGAGTGCGGCACTTCCTCGCGCGTGAAGTGGAGGACCTGTTCGCGGATGAGTTCCGAAGCGATATCGCGCGCGTTGGTCTGGGTGACCTCTTCTTCTTCGTAGAACGGAGGGTTTTCCGGAATCGCGGCGAGAAGAAGGTCCATCAAGGTATCCAGACCGCCGCCCGTGACGGCCGATATCTCGATCGACTCGTCCCAGGGGGCCAGGACGAGGTAGGGGAGCGCGGCGTCCCGGGCCGTATCGGACGCGAGGAGATCGCGCTTGTTCAGGCCGAGGATGAGCGGGCACTTCGCCTGCTTGATGGCATCCACGACGATGCGGTCCTGATCGTTCGGCTCGCTGCTGAGGTCCATCAGGCAGAGAACGACGTCCGCATCCTTGAGGGATTCCCGCGCGGCACGGACCATGTGCTCGCCCAGAGCGTGGGCGGGTTGGTGGATGCCGGGGGTATCGACGAAGACGATCTGCGCGGTATCCGTGGTCAAGATGCCCAGCTGGTTGACGCGCGTCGTCTGCGGCTTGGGCGAAGTGATGGCGATTTTCTGACCGACGAGTCGATTGATGAGTGTGGATTTGCCTACGTTCGGTCTGCCCACCACGGCCACGAAACCCGCCCGATATGCCTGTCCTGCCGATGCCATAGTCGCCCCTTCTCGCGCCCCGTTTGAAACCACGTGGGCTGATGCCTGTAACATACCATCATAGCCGTTACTGAAGACCCGGAGGGGAGATGCCAGACGAGAAGACGAACAGCAAGCCGAAGCGATTGCCATCGGTCAACACCCTGATGATGGCGATGTCCAGCAGCCTGATTGCGTTCGGGGGGCATTCGCTGGCGGTTGAGATGGCGCAGAAAACCCTGGCCGTAGCGCGGGAGGAATGGCAGGCGGAAGGCACGCTGCCGACGCTTGACGAACTTGCCCGGCGCAGTAACGCACTCCTGACCAGGGAGATCATCCGCCCTCCGCTTCAGCCCGCTATCAACGCCACGGGCATCATTCTGCACACCGGACTCGGCAGAGCGGTTATTGCACCGGAGGCCACCCCGGTTGCGCTCCACGGGGGGCACTGTGTGCTGGAAGTTGAT is a genomic window of Armatimonadota bacterium containing:
- a CDS encoding S8 family peptidase, with translation MPRQYGYLNSKSHLATLALAGLLWAVPAGAARLDKIDSLVSRNAAQGPGEQRCILQFDTAPTGPQATLYERMGVRLGASLAGGKQRVVSLTPDALATITDDPRVMRVSADTPVTATLVNATQTIAGPTAAWKGSLKKTLGYEGKGVNIAVIDSGIAQVHGLKERIIQSVEISNAMASVSPGRFSTDEYGHGTHVAGIIAGTARPDQGAEVTGVAPGAGLISVKVLDAAGGGFTSDVIAALDWCTANQAKLKISVINLSISHIPAESYTTDPLCEAVERAYNSGITVVCSAANWGSLGYGTIGVPGNDPYVITVGSSNDADTPDRSDDWVDTYSSRGPTVFDHILKPDLVAPGNRITSWAAPDSTLYNTPGVVHSGTAAPNGFQPFMALSGTSMAAPMVSGVAALMIEQDETLSPDQIKARLMVSAEKRREDVFTRGSGYLDAAAALSTVADTAPFVADSPTVVQNQDGTCSFYDTITGDRVVWGDRVVWGDRVVWGDRVVWGDSVVWGDRVVWGDSVMWGDRVVWGDSVIWGDRVVWGDRVVWGDLVVWGDRVVWGDRVVWGDMPAAPLA
- a CDS encoding DUF2239 family protein is translated as MDNGMQTQCTAFEGFRRIGSGELAEVALKGKEVIDRGEIAPVLIFDDVTSEQIDIDYSGSAEDVLRKLEHRAALIAAAAPPAPEEPGAQRGPGRPRLGVVGHEVTLLPRHWEWLNDQPGGASVALRKLVEHARRANAGKDRVRRAQESAFRFMSAVAGNLHGFEEATRALFAGNMERFDEWSQTWPVDVREHARRLAVKACEPVEDEPGGEGR
- the era gene encoding GTPase Era, which produces MASAGQAYRAGFVAVVGRPNVGKSTLINRLVGQKIAITSPKPQTTRVNQLGILTTDTAQIVFVDTPGIHQPAHALGEHMVRAARESLKDADVVLCLMDLSSEPNDQDRIVVDAIKQAKCPLILGLNKRDLLASDTARDAALPYLVLAPWDESIEISAVTGGGLDTLMDLLLAAIPENPPFYEEEEVTQTNARDIASELIREQVLHFTREEVPHSVAVVVEDYKEREDGHLYVAATIYVERDSQKGIVIGRGASMLKTIGSAARHEIEEMAQSPVYLDLYVKVRKDWRKKDPGLLLPKS